In Rhodamnia argentea isolate NSW1041297 chromosome 4, ASM2092103v1, whole genome shotgun sequence, the following proteins share a genomic window:
- the LOC125314640 gene encoding uncharacterized protein LOC125314640: MKVLGQIHVHENIDPDKLENFIGAVLLKDQVAFADDEIPTEGRGHNKALHITVKHKQTYIARVLIDNGSALNICPLATLNHLGIDLAEMQSAKTSVKSFDGMKKNVMGQINIEIQIGPSLFDVLFRVLDIPSAFNLLLRFPWIHNAGAVPSSLHQKIKFVVKRKLVIIHGEEDHRIFNETVIPYIEPAHNEEDSYHAFELVQTIHASPESPLPVPEMSTASLMVAKVMIGNGFEPDKGLGIVFPNSPKGQDLCAEVMNPDDNEIDVGVLDLVGWFDELTIAAVFEDPIQVHGALEKEPYMVPRPPRPSVNAIFDDLLEGLDSKGKYEEGNPMDLEIYDLDESSPDYEEIRRDFERHEEAKPLTGEESISINLGDAENPREVKIEANLPKDVAERLTKLLRDYRDIFAWSYADMPGLDRSIVEHYLLTDPSIEPIKQRTQRAKPELAQKIKEEVIKLLDVGFIETTECSDRIANIVPLLKKDGRVRVYGDYRDLNKASPKDDFPLPHIDVVVDDATGFEQFSFMDGFSRYNQIPMNINDKLKSTFTTPWGLFHYKTRHGEDRVETLTKLFERLRKFKLRLNPAKCIFGTSSGKLLGFIVSSRGIEIDPSKVKAICELKLPTMVKEVRGLMGRLNYIA, translated from the exons ATGAAGGTATTGGGTCAGATTCATGTACACGAGAACATCGATCCGGATAAGCTGGAGAATTTTATCGGGGCTGTTCTTCTAAAGGACCAGGTTGCATTTGCTGATGATGAGATTCCTACCGAGGGACGAGGCCACAACAAGGCTTTGCACATAACGGTGAAGCACAAGCAAACCTATATAGCTCGAGTACTCATTGACAATGGGTCGGCGCTAAACATTTGCCCGCTAGCCACACTGAATCACCTTGGAATTGATCTCGCCGAAATGCAGTCTGCTAAGACTTCAGTCAAATCATTTGATGGTATGAAGAAGAATGTAATGGGGCAGATTAATATTGAGATTCAGATCGGACCATCTTTGTTCGATGTCTTGTTTCGGGTGTTGGACATCCCATCTGCATTCAATCTCTTGCTAAGATTTCCATGGATTCATAACGCTGGTGCCGTGCCATCAAGTCTTCatcagaaaatcaaatttgtgGTTAAGCGGAAATTGGTTATCATCCATGGTGAGGAAGATCACCGGATTTTTAACGAGACGGTTATCCCCTACATCGAGCCAGCTCATAATGAggaagattcttaccatgctTTTGAGCTTGTGCAGACCATTCATGCgtcaccggaaagtcctttaCCTGTTCCTGAAATGTCAACCGCCTCTCTTATGGTAGCTAAGGTAATGATCGGCAATGGTTTTGAGCCTGACAAGGGTTTAG GAATTGTATTCCCTAACTCGCCGAAGGGCCAAGATCTTTGTGCCGAGGTGATGAACCCGGATGACAATGAAATTGATGTTGGCGTCCTTGATCTTGTTGGATGGTTCGATGAATTGACTATTGCTGCCGTATTTGAGGATCCCATACAAGTTCATGGAGCACTTGAAAAGGAGCCTTACATGGTGCCTAGACCCCCGAGGCCATCCGTCAATGCCATATTCGACGATctactggagggtttagattcgaa gggtAAATACGAGGAAGGAAATCCAATGGATTTAGAAATATATGACCTAGATGAATCTAGTCCGGactatgaggaaattcgtcgggattttgAACGGCACGAGGAGGCTAAGCCCTTGACTGGTGAAGAATCTATCTCgatcaacctaggcgatgcagaaAACCCTAGAGAAGTTAAGATCGAGGCAAACCTTCCTAAAGACGTAGCTGAACGTCTGACCAAGCTCTTGAGGGATTACCGGGACATCTTCGCCTGGTcttatgcagatatgcccggtcttgatcgATCAATTGTTGAACACTATTTACTAACCGATCCTTCGATCGAGCCCATAAAGCAAAGGACGCAGAGAGCTAAACCAGAATTGGCACagaagattaaagaagaagttatAAAACTTCTTGACGTGGGATTTATTGAGACTACTGAATGCTCTGACCGAATTGCTAACATAGTTCCATTACTAAAAAAAGACGGTCGGGTTCGGGTCTATGGCGATTACCGAGACTTGAATAAGGctagtcctaaagatgatttcccGCTCCCACACATTGATGTAGTCGTTGACGATGCAACTGGGTTTGAGCAATTTTCATTTATGGATGGTTTCTCTAGATACAATCAGATTCCGATGAACATTAATGATAAGTTGAAATCCACATTCACTACACCATGGGGATTGTTCCATTACAAG ACAAGGCATGGGGAAGATCGCGTTGAAACCTTGACAAAGCTGTTCGAAAGACTACGGAAGTTCAAGTTGCGGCTCAACCCAGCCAAATGTATTTTTGGCActagctcgggcaagctgcttgGATTTATTGTAAGTAGTAGAGGTATCGAGATCGATCCATCCAAGGTGAAGGCCATCTGCGAACTCAAGCTACCGACAATGGTTAAGGAAGTTCGCGGCCtcatgggtaggctaaactatattgcttgA